AGGGAGGGGTTTGGGCGGGACGCGGATGAGGAGATGGAAGTGGTTGGACATCATGCAGAAGGTGATGACGTCGATGTCACAGAACCGGGCGAGGTGGTGGAGGATATTGAGGAGTTTGTGCTTGGCGGAATCGTCGAGGAGGGGAAGGCGACCGGCGACGCGGGACATGCAGTGATAGACCGCCGTGAGCGCGGGGT
The Verrucomicrobiia bacterium DNA segment above includes these coding regions:
- a CDS encoding transposase, yielding MRIPRIKADPALTAVYHCMSRVAGRLPLLDDSAKHKLLNILHHLARFCDIDVITFCMMSNHFHLLIRVPPKPLP